One window of the Saccopteryx bilineata isolate mSacBil1 chromosome 2, mSacBil1_pri_phased_curated, whole genome shotgun sequence genome contains the following:
- the RASD1 gene encoding dexamethasone-induced Ras-related protein 1, translating into MKLAAMIKKMCPSDSELTIPAKNCYRMVILGSSKVGKTAIVSRFLTGRFEDAYTPTIEDFHRKFYSIRGEVYQLDILDTSGNHPFPAMRRLSILTGDVFILVFSLDNRDSFEEVQRLKQQILDTKSCLQNKTKENMDVPLVICGNKGDRDFYREVEQSEIEQLVDNAPQRCPYFEISAKRNSSLDQMFRALFAMAKLPSEMSPDLHRKVSVQYCDVLHKKTLRNKKLLRAGSGGQGDAFGIVAPFARRPSVHSDLLYVREKASCGGQTKDKERCVIS; encoded by the exons ATGAAACTCGCCGCGATGATCAAGAAGATGTGCCCGAGCGACTCGGAGCTGACTATCCCGGCCAAGAATTGCTACCGCATGGTCATTCTCGGCTCGTCTAAGGTGGGCAAGACGGCCATCGTGTCGCGATTCCTCACGGGCCGCTTCGAGGACGCCTATACGCCCACCATCGAGGACTTCCACCGCAAGTTCTACTCCATCCGCGGCGAGGTCTACCAGCTCGACATCCTCGACACGTCAGGCAACCACCCGTTCCCGGCCATGCGGCGCCTCTCCATCCTCACTG GAGACGTTTTCATCCTCGTGTTCAGTCTGGACAACCGCGACTCCTTCGAGGAGGTGCAGAGGCTCAAGCAGCAGATCCTCGACACCAAGTCTTGCCTCCAGAACAAAACCAAGGAGAACATGGACGTGCCCCTGGTCATCTGCGGCAACAAGGGTGACCGAGACTTCTACCGGGAGGTGGAACAGTCCGAGATCGAGCAGCTGGTGGACAACGCCCCCCAGCGCTGCCCCTACTTCGAGATCTCCGCCAAAAGGAACAGCAGCCTGGACCAGATGTTCCGGGCGCTCTTCGCCATGGCCAAGCTGCCCAGCGAGATGAGCCCGGACTTGCACCGCAAGGTGTCTGTGCAGTACTGCGACGTGCTGCACAAGAAGACGCTGCGGAACAAGAAGCTGCTGCGAGCCGGCAGCGGCGGCCAGGGAGACGCCTTCGGCATCGTGGCGCCCTTCGCGCGCCGGCCGAGTGTGCACAGCGACCTCCTGTACGTTCGCGAGAAGGCCAGCTGCGGCGGCCAGACCAAGGACAAGGAGCGCTGCGTCATCAGCTAG
- the MED9 gene encoding mediator of RNA polymerase II transcription subunit 9, with product MASAGLAPGRQVEDALPPPAEPPLPETKPQPPPPAAAPQQPSPAPRPPSPAGVKEENYSFLPLVHNIIKCMDKDSPDIHQDLSALKTKFQEMRKVISTMPGIHLSPEQQQQQLHSLREQVRTKNELLQKYKSLCMFEIPKE from the exons ATGGCCTCCGCGGGGTTAGCCCCCGGGCGGCAGGTGGAGGATGCGTTACCGCCGCCGGCCGAGCCGCCGCTGCCCGAGACGAAGCCTcagccgccgccgcccgccgctGCGCCGCAGCAGCCGTCGCCAGCGCCCAGGCCTCCGTCCCCGGCGGGTGTGAAGGAGGAGAACTACTCCTTCCTGCCCTTGGTTCACAACATCATCAAATG CATGGACAAGGACAGTCCAGACATCCACCAGGACCTGAGTGCCCTCAAAACCAAGTTCCAGGAGATGCGAAAGGTGATCAGCACCATGCCTGGCATCCACCTGAGCCccgagcagcagcagcaacagctgcACAGCCTCCGAGAGCAAGTCAGGACCAAGAATGAACTTCTGCAGAAGTACAAGAGCCTCTGCATGTTTGAGATCCCCAAGGAGTAG